From a single Maylandia zebra isolate NMK-2024a linkage group LG3, Mzebra_GT3a, whole genome shotgun sequence genomic region:
- the LOC143416488 gene encoding uncharacterized protein LOC143416488, producing the protein MGKLYQVVVSGVRGGKVTVDLSNTEEQFKNMTVEQLREKIRQKFPETADGNLRLIFTDKNLDEDKKALSEYGIQHMSVIQVVLRLPGGLRA; encoded by the exons ATGGGGAAGCTGTACCAGGTCGTCGTTTCTGGAGTAAGGGGTGGGAAGGTGACCGTCGACCTGAGCAACACCGAGGAGCAGTTCAAGAACATGACAGTGGAGCAGCTGAGGGAAAAAATAAGACAGAAGTTTCCAGAAACTGCAG ATGGGAATCTGCGGCTGATATTCACAGACAAGAATCTGGATGAAGATAAGAAGGCGCTGTCTGAATATGGAATCCAGCATATGTCTGTTATCCAAGTAGTGCTGAGACTTCCCGGAGGACTGAGAGCCTGA
- the LOC106675146 gene encoding uncharacterized protein LOC106675146 yields the protein MIQAHVLNIYLLCMNSLFPSANRYHGLIKQGSTCYLNSVLQVLFMTKDFREAVKKYSEQNPHSEFLDHDLKALFDDLQKYTTYTYKITNKLGIDNVYEQRDAAEYFERILRMTSPDASKIFHGQLINKTTCSKGHIQTDRDAPFWYLHLSLVDCCSEDYSVVKGIEEFFKTSDFCGENQKYCEQCDDKVDGSMRDVIKHHPDVLCLLLKRFEFNYNYMSYFKITCSVEVPYTLQIPESQKYELYAFLDHFGDLRGGHYSATIKIQEDHRDRWYQFDDTRVTELDFQPFQLDNTEKSQTTYLLFYSKKKDTAIPESTDVSTSGLPTISNEYDQSQDGKNKSNRKRKGEKTDTADNPKTARLREAGGSPDTPCNVDPLDKEPNEDKGTTGSDDLDQKHTEVDDAEKNRLDINIDFKLDSSDRSAVCDDLSRQYEMSKLMDDKADNDEKAKDKQSEKKSHAEHPADTVGENICEHQENKQTCSPSHAEEKTKTDFQHDTKGKISADKPTAEMCCDTFQDKEKVDEGKENILQDDQSHKHGNRHSDTLNMQEISVTHSSDNDVCVEREIRNVKEDRRERKGDEKGDHSKFEQNTVEEVSGAATTQKDVDVEEKKEYEGNTKQIQIRQKPHLRPAGAEIIEAPKENQDDATNEKTKAESFQLKARPKIQGVTEGGRGSQKSGKVQITYEEKMQTPDFEIIRTKMKNMRIESVGKPTQGSSERCVKNNEGITENKW from the exons ATGATCCAGGCTcatgttttaaatatatatcttCTTTGTATGAATTCTCTCTTCCCATCAGCTAACAGGTATCATGGGTTGATAAAGCAAGGATCCACATGTTACTTGAACAGTGTGCTGCAGGTGCTGTTCATGACCAAAGACTTCAGAGAGGCTGTGAAAAA GTACTCCGAACAAAATCCCCACTCTGAATTCCTTGATCATGATTTGAAAGCCTTATTTGATGACTTACAGAAGTATACAACATACAcatataaaataacaaacaagctGGGCATCGACAACG TGTATGAACAGCGTGATGCTGCAGAGTACTTTGAGAGGATTTTAAGAATGACCAGTCCTGATGCATCAAAG ATCTTTCACGGTCAGTTAATAAACAAGACCACCTGCTCTAAAGGTCATATACAGACTGACAGAGATGCACCATTTTGGTATCTTCATCTTTCACTGGTGGATTGTTGCAGTGAAGACTACAGTGTG GTGAAGGGCATTGAAGAGTTTTTTAAAACTTCAGATTTCTGTGGAGAAAATCAGAAGTACTGTGAGCAGTGTGATGACAAAGTTGATGGTAGTATG AGAGATGTAATAAAGCATCATCCAGATGTTTTGTGTCTGCTGCTGAAGAGGTTTGAGTTCAACTATAATTACATGTCATACTTCAAAATCACCTGTTCTGTGGAGGTTCCCTACACCCTGCAGATACCAGAG AGTCAGAAATATGAACTATATGCGTTTCTGGATCATTTTGGGGATCTGAGAGGTGGACATTACTCCGCCACAATCAAGATCCAGGAGGACCACAGAGACAGATGGTATCAGTTTGATGATACCAGAGTCACAGAG CTTGATTTTCAGCCATTCCAGCTGGATAACACTGAGAA GTCCCAGACTACATATCTTCTGTTTTATAGCAAAAAGAAAG ACACTGCTATTCCAGAGTCCACAGATGTGTCCACCAGTGGACTACCTACCATCAGTAATGAATATGATCAGAGTCAAGATGGGAAAAATAAGAGcaatagaaagagaaaagggGAGAAGACAGACACAGCGGATAATCCAAAGACTGCTCGCTTAAGAGAAGCAGGGGGATCACCTGACACCCCCTGTAACGTAGATCCTCTGGACAAAGAACCAAATGAGGACAAAGGAACCACTGGAAGTGATGACCTGgatcaaaaacacacagaagtgGATGATGCTGAAAAGAACAGACTAGATATTAATATTGATTTTAAACTTGATAGCAGTGATCGATCAGCAGTCTGTGATGATCTAAGCAGACAGTATGAGATGAGTAAATTAATGGATGATAAAGCAGATAACGATGAAAAGGCTAAAGATAAACAGTCAGAGAAAAAAAGCCATGCAGAGCATCCAGCTGACACTGTTGGAGAGAACATATGTGAACATCAGGAGAATAAACAAACCTGTAGTCCTTCTCATGctgaggagaaaacaaaaacagattttcaaCATGACACAAAAGGAAAGATTAGTGCTGATAAACCAACAGCAGAGATGTGCTGTGACACATTTCAGGATAAAGAAAAAGttgatgaaggaaaagaaaacatactACAAGATGATCAGAGTCATAAACATGGAAACAGACACAGTGATACACTGAACATGCAGGAGATCAGTGTTACACATTCAAGTGATAATGATGTTTGTGTAGAGAGAGAAATCCGAAATGTGAAGGAGgacaggagagaaagaaaaggagacgaAAAAGGTGACCACAGTAAGTTTGAACAAAACACAGTAGAGGAGGTAAGTGGTGCTGCTACAACACAGAAAGATGTTGAtgtggaggaaaagaaagaatatGAAGGAAATACTAAACAAATTCAGATCAGACAGAAACCCCATCTGAGACCAGCAGGAGCAGAAATAATAGAAGCACCCAAAGAAAACCAGGATGATGCTACTAATGAAAAAACTAAAGCAGAGAGTTTTCAACTAAAAGCCAGACCAAAAATTCAGGGAGTCACAGAAGGAGGACGTGGTTCACAGAAGTCAGGAAAAGTTCAAATAACTTATGAAGAAAAAATGCAGACTCCAGATTTTGAAATCATAAGGACAAAGATGAAGAACATGAGAATAGAAAGTGTAGGGAAACCCACACAGGGCAGCTCTGAGAGATGTGTCAAAAATAATGAAGGaatcactgaaaataaatggtaa
- the LOC112433743 gene encoding uncharacterized protein LOC112433743: MSSISKTKEEKCYNSTFNLVDREDELDIYCEGFASGRALMSCGHAVTPSSLTNYCLRLLEKGEINFVCALPGCDIIWSYGEVCKMALLTPEEKEYFGQTMTLNAMKHRFDYKLCPGCSSCVVRKDVSNLSVCCSWCSKEKDRTYEFCWQCLKEWKGPRPRSDRCDNVGCSNETLQILKNCEDIIFESVNNVSGCPCIRACPTCGVLVEHNKNKCKNIVCPTCKKEFCFVCLKLTSECAGKRGMYSGPCADGMVAPRQTSIPTWQKQ; encoded by the exons ATGAGCTCAATTTCGAAAACTAAAGAAGAGAAATGTTACAACTCCACTTTTAATCTTGTAGATAGAGAGGATGAATTAGACA tCTACTGTGAAGGTTTCGCGTCTGGAAGAGCTCTGATGTCCTGCGGTCATGCTGTGACCCCATCCTCTCTAACCAACTATTGTCTTCGGTTGTTGGAGAAG GGTGAAATCAACTTTGTGTGTGCTCTACCTGGTTGTGATATCATATGGTCTTACGGAGAGGTTTGTAAAATGGCTCTTTTGACCCCTGAGGAAAAGGAGTACTTTGGACAAACCATGACCTTGAATGCTATGAAGCATCGTTTTGATTACAAATTA TGTCCTGGATGCAGTTCATGTGTTGTGAGAAAGGATGTATCTAACCTGAGTGTCTGCTGCAGCTGGTGcagcaaagaaaaagacagaaccTATGAGTTCTGTTGGCAGTGTTTGAAGGAATGGAAGGGTCCACGGCCTCGGTCAGACCGCTGTGACAATGTTGGCTGCTCCAACGAAACACTTCAAATATTGAAAAACTGTGAAGATATCATCTTTGAGTCTGTGAATAATGTCAGTGGTTGTCCCTGCATCCGTGCTTGTCCCACCTGTGGCGTGCTGGTGGAGCATAACAAAAATAAGTGTAAAAATATTGTCTGCCCAACATGTAAGAAGGAGTTCTGTTTTGTGTGCCTGAAACTCACAAGTGAATGTGCAGGAAAAAGAGGAATGTATTCCGGACCTTGTGCCGATGGTATGGTGGCCCCAAGACAGACCTCTATACCTACGTGGCAAAAGCAATAG